CAGATATACCCTTATATCAGTATTTCTTTTTGGATGTCATTGCATTTTTACTAGTTTTTTCTTATTGTTCATACAGACTCGTCAAATCTGTCATCAAGTTGACATTAAGTATGATACGTGCTTTATATAGGTTCTTAAAACGTAAGGTGAAAAAGGATTAAGATCGTATTCTTGtatcgttaaaaaaaaataatttaaaatatcTACCTCAGCACCGAAAGTGTTGTATTGCAATAAATTTGATATTATCTTGCTTGTGATACAGTTCAGAAAGACAGTAACtttttttattctattttcattatttaCACCTCATTTGGAAGGTGATTTTGGTGACTCCTAGCGGAGTTCATCAAAGTTGTAAAAAGGAAATAAGGTGATAAAAATTTTTGACTGCTCAATCACTTCTTTGTgtataataatgaaattttaataaattttttattatatggttATTATCTTATTTTTCCCATAACTATAATcaattgattttctggatatttATGCTTTCCACAGTTTATACGCAATAATTTAATTGTTTTGTTCTTTTCAGTTGAATGAAAAGCATTTCGTTTTTGTTATTTGAATTATTCTCCAGAAAAATTCTACAGAAATTTGTTTCAAGCACAACGtaccaaaataaataattgaaaaaaaatggcatttttccagAAATTCCGTTTCAGAATTGCACCGTTTATGCATGACAGAAAGAAGACGTAAGTGGGCATTATCTACTCCATAAATCACTTTAACAATCAACCCAACAATGGGGACATTTCACCTATCTTTTTAATACCTATCACCTTGCAAGCAAAGGCATGTTACAACTTTCAGAATTTCAGTTAGCTCAAACCCTGTGAAATCATTTCGAACATTGTTTGAATAAATTAACGTATAATAAGCCCTTAAATTTGAACCTACAATAGAAGATTTGTGAATATATGGTCTAGGGACATACaaaataaaagaagaagaaaactaAACGAAAGGTATATATGTTGAACAAAAAATCTGATAGATATGCAATCTTGATCTATGAAAACTCCGATTGTTTATCAACCACTGATTGATCTAGTATTAAATCTTAAGTAATCCTTGGGATGAATATACTTGAGATAGATATATCTACTTAGAAACAATACTGAGCATTTTAGGTATATTGCGAGAGAGTGTACTAGCGAAAACCATGATGAAACTTCCAGTATTTTCCCTCtcggtatttttagtgtttggATTTTCAAATTGCGCCAATATTTTGGCTGTCGTACCATCGCCTTTCCTCAGTCACCAGATGACTTATAGGCCCATATGGACTGAGCTAGCCAGGAGGGGCCATAACATAACCCTGATAACAACAGATCCGATGGAAGAGAACGAAAACATAACACAGATAGATTTCAGTGGGACGTACGATATGTTCAATAGCCTGGGGATCAAAGATGTGATGGTGAAAAATTTCAGTCTGGTGAACGTATTCAACAAGTTCAAAGAGGTAGCCGACACTTTTTTCGAATACCAATTCAACCACCCAGGCTTGGTCAGGGTAATGCAGAATCCGGACGGGTTTGATCTGATCATGATCGAGATGTTGATGCCGAAATGGACGTCTATCACGCACAAGATCAAAGCTCCTTTCATCGGGCTCACCACCATGGACGCACCACCGTTCCTCCACGCTTTACTGGGAAATTCTATGCACCCTGCCATCTACCCCATGTTGGAGCTCGGCTACTCGGCACCGCTTTCATTCAGGGAAAGGTTGATAAGTACCGGAGTTACGGTTGGATTGAAATACCTCAACGATTTGATCTTGAGGCCGTTTGGAGATCGTTACGGCAAGCTTTATTTTGGAGATGATTGTCCCGCTAGTTCTGTGATAGATGCTGGAGCTAGCTTGGTGTTCATGAATGCGAATCCAATTTTATTCCCGACCAGGCCCATCACTCCAATCACCATCAACTTGCAGGGAGGTTTGCATCTCCTGGACCCGAGGCCATTACCGAAGGTGAGACAGAATATTATGCGTCCTTTGCACTATTACCATTTCTTGAAATTTAAACACTTTTAACCCTAAAAATCCTAAAATTTTCCACTCTGAGATGAGTTGACATATTCCACCGATGTTATATTGACGAATCATCTATCCATAGTTGGATAACTGGAATAACAGATGAAATACTCTAGATTCTTTATCTCCGATATTATTTATGATCTGAAAAATCATTCGTTGTCGTGCAAATCTTTCATAGTCGTGGTGATCGTGCAAATAGTAAGACATCAAATCAACCATGTGGTATTTTACCCTCCTTAGTGCTATTTTGGCTGCGTTTGGTTTGGTCGACTCCGCCAACATCCTTGCGATAGTTCCATCGCCATTTTTAAGTCACCAGATGACTTATAGGCCCATATGGACTGAATTGGCGAGAAGAGGTCACAAATTGACGTTGATAACAACAGATCTGATGGAAAAGAACGAGAATATAACGCAGATAGATTTTAGCGGCACCTACGATCTCATGAGCCAGCTGGGATTGAAGGAGAGCATGGTGAAAAATTTCAGTTTGTTGAATTTCGTCAACAAAATGATAGAAACTTCAGATAAGATGTTCGACTACCAGTTCGGTCATCCAGAGTTAGTTAAATTGATGGAAAAACCTGGTAGTTTTGATCTTGTGATGGTGGAGATGCTGATGCCTAAGTGGCCTTCTATTACCCACAAATTAAAGGCGCCTTTCATTGGACTCACAACAATGGATGGGCATCCCACTCTTCACAATTCGGTGGGAAATGCAATACATCCAGCGCTGTATCCCATGTCGGAGGTGGGTTTATCCCACCCCCTATCTTTCAAAGAAAGGTTGATCAGTACCTCAGCCACTGTCATGCTGAAGGTTATCAGTGAAGTACTGTTGAAATCATTCGATAGCAGGTATAACCCCAGGTACTTCGGCGAAGACTGTCCTCCGAGTTCAGTAATACAAGACAGGGTTAGTTTGGTGTTCATAAACGCAAATCCCGTATTTTTTTCTCCAAGGCCAATCACCCCAATCACCATCAACCTAGGGGGAGGATTGCATCTTACAGAACCTAAAGAATTGCCAAAGGTAGAACATCTTTTCCGATAATCgatcaaaaaaaattctttgattcATTTTACATGAGTTTCTTATATCTTAGGATCTTCAGACATATCTGGACCAATCGAAAGAAGGTTTTATATACTTCAGTTTTGGCTCAACAGTCGACAGCAACGCTTTAACACCTGAAGTTCTGGAAATCTTCAAGAAGACCTTCGAGAATCTCTCACCAATCAGGGTGTTATGGAAATTCGCCAACGAAACACTGCCTGGTAAACCAAAGAACGTAGAAATAAGGAAATGGCTGCCACAACAAGATGTTCTGAGTAGGTACCCACGGTTTTCTCGAAATTTGAATCAATACAACCAATTTTTTTCAGGGCATCCAAATATAAAACTATTCATAACACAGGGAGGGTTGCAATCAATGGAAGAAGCTCTTGAATATGGCGTTCCGATGCTGGGGGTGCCATTCTTTGGAGATCAACTGCACAACGTTAAGAGGATGGTAACCAAGCAACTTGGTTTGAGTTTAGAGTTATCTTCCATCACAGAAACAAGTCTAATGGATACTATAAAAGAATTGTTGAATAATCCACTGTGAGTATAGCTTCTACTGATACTTTGACAACAATATTACATGGTTGCATTTCAGATACAAAAACACTATAGATAGATACTCGAAAATTCAAAGGGATAGACCTATGAAAGCTTTGGAGACGGCGATTTGGTGGACAGAGTACGTGTTGAGGCATGGTGGTACAGATCACTTGAGGAGTCCTTCAGCCAACATTCCACTTTACCAGTATTTCTTTTTAGACGTCATCGCGTTTATCGTTGTTGTAGTTGCAATTTTAGCTATAGTGAGCGTTTTTATGTTCAGATTCTCGATGAAAATTGCGCGAATTCTTTTCAGGAAAATGTTCAAACGAAAATCTGAAGATGAGAAGGTGAAACAGCAATAAATTagggaaaaatattttgataatgaTTTGTAAATAggtgaatattatattataatttatttattctgaGAATGTTCAATAGAGTTCAAGAAACGTTATTATAGAATATTGCTGTATTATATCCCGTAATTTTTCTAAGATATCTTCAAGTCTCCAACCACACATTGTCTTGACCAGTGTGAGGTTGTTTCGTCACCCTATCGTGTTTAAATGTGGATGCAACTGGAAATTACATTTTGAAACTTTGCCGCAAGACTCAGTAGATAGCGAGCTAGAAGGAAAACCGCCAACAAATGGAAGAGATATAAGGAAGTGTTCTCTTGATCGCTTGCTCAAATCTCATCTACCTATACTGCCCTTCCTATACGAGGTAGGAAGTTAGCAGAATGAATTCCTTAGCGTTGTTTGGATTTACTTTGTGCTTATGTGCTTTGAATGTGGAAGCCAGAATTTTTGGAAGATGTGAATTCGCTAGAAAGTTGGCTGAGCTAGGTGTGCCGAGAGATCAAATCCCGACCTGGTAAGTTCACTTGGTTTACTAAGAATTCTTGAAAATCTTCAACCTTCGCTGTGAAGGTTGAATGATACTTGTTTTTCTGTTTATTGAAAATGCAGAAAGCAATTTTGAAGACGTTGTAGAAGCTGTACCGTTTCATCAGCTCTTTGCCTACCACTTTCTTCCACCTCTCatgcaattttcgaatttttcatctcAAAAAGAGGGGATATAAGTTGGGCACTAATTATCGCAAAAGCTCCTGGCTTCAGCTCATCATTCTTTCAGAAATGGCAGAATAGGAGCCTCATAGCCTTCGTAATTTGAAATTTCCTAGTTCTAGACTTGCTGATCCTCAATAAAAACTCGTACAACACCGTAAATGTAGTCGTCTTCCAAATAAAGGAAGAAATTTCTTGTCCCACACacattttgtttttttcagGACATGTATAGCCCAAAAGGAGTCAAATTTCGATACAGCCGCTCGTAATTGGAATTCTGGCGACCATGGAATCCTGCAGATCAGTCAGATATACTGGTGCAGCGAGGGTGGAGGAGACGGTAAGGGTTGTAACACAGCTTGCTGGAAATTCAGGGATGCCGACATAGTCAACGATGTCAGATGCGCACAGAAAGTCTATAACGAACACACAAGACTCAGCGGTAACGGCTTCAACGCTTGGACAACATACAAATTCTGCAAGGGTGACATGAGCCATTGGGTGCATGGTTGCTTCTaggaatttttttaatctccATAAATTGAAAtagtttttcgatttttttgctTTTCTCTGGGTTTCATGTACTTTTAATAAAGATTTTTACAGTTACAGAATACGTTGAAAAAACCTCATCGATATTCAAGCACACCCAAGAAATCCTCCGAATAAAAAAGTAACTAGACCAACATAACAAATATATTTCTTATAAAACTATGAAATGCTCATAAAGTGATGCTTAAGTTTCGATATAAAGCATATAAATCTTCCGGAAATTACTGTAAACCAATGGACTCAATCAAAGAGGTGACCTTGGAGATGTATTGCTCTTTGGCAGCCTCAGAATTTGTTCCCTTCTTCTTGGACCACGCGTCCCATTTGGCTTTTCCTTTGAGGTCCAACATACCAGGTCGAGCTGGGAAAAGATTACATACGTTCAAGAGGTTTGCGACTAAATTTCATGCGGTACTCACAGGTGTTGACGTCTCCTACCGTTGCTTGTTTGAATAAGGCATATAACTCCAAAAGGTCATCGTCAGAAGGCTTAGCCTTCAATTTCCTGACATCCTCTACGGCAGTGTTGAATTTCTGCGCAACAAAACGAGAATAAGGAAATGTTGGAATATTAACTAATTGATTGTTTATGTATTTTTCTTCTAATTTCCATACGGAGAATCGAATCAACAATTAAAATGCATCAGTTTCCATGAAAAGTTAATGGATATTCCGCTAATATCATTCCAGGAAATCGGATATAGATATCACCAGGAGAAAGTATGGTTTTAACCGTAACCTTCATTTTTTATGCAATTTTGCAGTTGATCGACGTTAAATTGACATCGAATCCTCGAAATCAATTCGAAAGGAAATCCCATGAAGGTTGAAGCTATAATATCGATCGCGGCTTCTTATGAATTATTATCAGTGAACCTACAAAGTGCGATTCGtcacaaaaatattttcatttgaagtaAAACATCGAGAAGGATACGTGGTTATTGGCTTAACATTtctgatattgaaatataaACCGTTATCTGTAAGATTTAAGGTACACATAGTCATCGATAACACCTGAATTAATAATGACAGGTTATTTGTAGAGCGATAAAGATTGAATAGGTTATTATAAATCATTTGACTTTTGACTCATACTGGAGTGTCCTGCGACGAGAAAATTAAATAATTGAAAGTGTCCTGGCAATATTTGACTCTGATGAAATTTTCCATGCAACTCAAAAGTATTGGATTAAGTGATATCTTTTTGAAATTGACATTTATCGTTTTTCTCAAGATATAGATATAATATACAGTGGAAAATGAGAAATTTGGCTCTAAAGATATTGTTTCAACTTACTGCGTCTACAGACATgacctgaaaaaaaagaaagaacatCAATAAAATTATAGATACTTACAATAAATGTTAGTTGAATATTTGATGGAATACTTGAAGATTATTACTATTCAGTATAGATTTCTATGGGAGGTGGATTATTTGATTAATAATTCACAATTCAATACTGAATGAAGCCCTTCCAACCAACAAACAACTGAATAAATTAGTACCCACAATTCAAGGTACAATGAAAAGTATTgtgttttttgtaatttaagcatttcgaaattttaaaattaaagttTTTTGATGATCATATTCAGGGTGTAAATAAACGAGTGGATAATCaaagaaaaattgatttcatATATAAGTCACGATTTTATAAAAAACTAATGGGCATCTCAAGCAGTATTACTTAAAGAGAAATAATTGACGTCCATCAATTAAGAATTGAATTATGGCAGGAGAAAATTGTCCAATCAGCACAGTTCTTCTAATAATTAATCATGCAAATTTCCTTTAATTTCTCAATTGAATGTGTCATCTGAATTTCGAAGAAAACGTGAAAAACGTCCATTGAAAAAAGAGTTAAATTAGAACAATTATTTATATGATACCTATCATAtaaattttcaccaatttctGAACGTtatattcgaatttttattggtaCGTGAAATGTCCAACCTTGAACATGCGGCAATTGAGACTTTTTCCGAATAataccataaaaatgaaatttgtttaATGGAAGAGTGATAACATTGACTTCGAAATTTAAACGTTTTCGGATATGAATAAACAAGCATTCTCATTAAATCCATAAAAACGATCTCTTTATGGGAAGGAAGAGAGAAAGCGAATATGTGTTCCCGCAGAATTGTACCTGGCATGAATAAATTCGACATACAAAATCACTCGGAAAGAAAAATAGTGTCAGAGACATTCCTTGGCAACTTTAGCCATAACAGGAACGTGTTCAGAGAAGCCGTTATACAAATATTCGGTCGgactgaaattatttcaacgATGAATGCAACTTGCAttccttcattttcattttcttgattttccttATGAGTATGtccaaatttttgaatttacatACTTTGATTTGAATGAAAGTTGTCATTCCCGAAATTCCTGAATAAAAAAGctggaaaatattgaaactgatCAACCAAAATTAAGATACAATCATAGAAAAACCCAcgaaaaaatgaataaactagtccattacaaattttttttcgtttgaatcAATCTCCGGGATGAATAAAGATCATTCCGAAAATCTTTCTCGAGTTCAAGGTTTATCTTGAAGGACGTTATCGAAGCATCGAAACGCACTCAACAAAATTATGATTCGCCCTGTCGCAATGACTTTTCTTCCTAACCTAAAACGAACCCATAACCAAAACGGCCCGAATGAAGGGAAAAGGACATGGAAAATGTACTCACTTTAGTTCAGCGGGAAATGGCAGCGATTTTCACAATTGAAGACGTTAAGAGACCTTTACTTTGGCCGCTCGTTGACAGGAATTGCCGGTTGCTTTGCTGGTATTCCGAACTTATCCTTCCCACTTTTATTGACGAGGCAGCGGCGTTGCCAAATGACAGACTTTCGAGTCGTAAACTAACGTTTCTCGGGAAATTggaggaatattttattttaattacaACTGGTTTTTTGAGGAAATTATGAGATTCCCATCGAATATCCGAATTACTTCTGTTGTTAAAACGGAATTCACCTTCATATTCTGA
Above is a window of Coccinella septempunctata chromosome 5, icCocSept1.1, whole genome shotgun sequence DNA encoding:
- the LOC123314144 gene encoding uncharacterized protein LOC123314144 — protein: MKILSTIAFLLCVCEFMQCANILSIAPALDVNFKTLYLPLWRKLAEKGHKITLITTVMMEPNKNITQIDVSKYYQFENNMGDSPYPFRTPSMFDLMASDKNMLAKLNDPSIQALKTESFDLIFLELALPFWPSFPAFYGCPYIGINTKDASPLVHYHAGNAMHPAIYPLTDRFFEYEGLQERILSTVNTLFSFLLAEIYLDRGTDFMSQFFDAKLPNSLYMYNGMSLMFINANPIFHPPRPVVPTTINLGGFLSIAEPQALPQDLEKYLNGTKDGCIYVSFGTTVNSDYLSKEQKDIFVSVFKEMAPMKVLWKFDDLNVAKGVENIEVRNWLPQQDVLRHPNVKYFITQGGLQSMEEAIDSAVPMLGMPFYGDQINNVNKMHHKKFGVKLLPKEMTKQSLKASLEELMKNPIYETNIKKLSAISKDQPMKGLEKAVWWTEYVLRHGTQHLRSPSADIPLYQYFFLDVIAFLLVFSYCSYRLVKSVIKLTLSMIRALYRFLKRKDRYIYLETILSILGILRESVLAKTMMKLPVFSLSVFLVFGFSNCANILAVVPSPFLSHQMTYRPIWTELARRGHNITLITTDPMEENENITQIDFSGTYDMFNSLGIKDVMVKNFSLVNVFNKFKEVADTFFEYQFNHPGLVRVMQNPDGFDLIMIEMLMPKWTSITHKIKAPFIGLTTMDAPPFLHALLGNSMHPAIYPMLELGYSAPLSFRERLISTGVTVGLKYLNDLILRPFGDRYGKLYFGDDCPASSVIDAGASLVFMNANPILFPTRPITPITINLQGGLHLLDPRPLPKDLQTYLDQSKEGFIYFSFGSTVDSNALTPEVLEIFKKTFENLSPIRVLWKFANETLPGKPKNVEIRKWLPQQDVLRHPNIKLFITQGGLQSMEEALEYGVPMLGVPFFGDQLHNVKRMVTKQLGLSLELSSITETSLMDTIKELLNNPLYKNTIDRYSKIQRDRPMKALETAIWWTEYVLRHGGTDHLRSPSANIPLYQYFFLDVIAFIVVVVAILAIVSVFMFRFSMKIARILFRKMFKRKSEDEKVKQQ
- the LOC123313409 gene encoding lysozyme P-like, with protein sequence MNSLALFGFTLCLCALNVEARIFGRCEFARKLAELGVPRDQIPTWTCIAQKESNFDTAARNWNSGDHGILQISQIYWCSEGGGDGKGCNTACWKFRDADIVNDVRCAQKVYNEHTRLSGNGFNAWTTYKFCKGDMSHWVHGCF
- the LOC123314276 gene encoding putative acyl-CoA-binding protein, coding for MSVDAKFNTAVEDVRKLKAKPSDDDLLELYALFKQATVGDVNTSRPGMLDLKGKAKWDAWSKKKGTNSEAAKEQYISKVTSLIESIGLQ